From one Solanum lycopersicum chromosome 12, SLM_r2.1 genomic stretch:
- the LOC101268462 gene encoding nuclear poly(A) polymerase 4 isoform X2, with amino-acid sequence MVSSESLSESVAPPPKKYGVTKPLSLAGPTETDLQRNAELEKFLRESELYESEEETARREEVLRRLDQIVKQWVKQLTRQRGYIDQMVEDANAIIVTFGSYRLGVHGPGADLDTLCVGPCYVNREEDFFILLHDILAEMEEVCELQPVPDAHVPVMKFKFQGISIDLLYASITLLVIPEDLDISDQSVLCNVDGPTVRSLNGCRVADRILKLVPNAKHFRTTLRCLKFWAKRRCVYSNVTGFLGGVNWALLVARICQFYPNAIPSMLVSRFFRVYTQWRWPNPVMLCPIEEDELGFLVWDPRKNPKDRTHHMPIITPAYPCMNSSYNVSPSTLRVMMDQFQIGNKICEDVELNKSQWPALFEHYFFFEAYKNYLQVEIVAADNDDLLAWKGWVESRLRQLTLKIERDTNGTLQCHPYPNEFADMSKPCPHCVFFMGLQRQKGVKVQEGQRFDIRGTVDEFKQEVNMYSYWRPGMDIYISHVPRREIPAYVFPDGYKRPRQSRNTTQHTPEKDAKGCMSSEGRRSKRKQETHTVDVESDKLPKRASISPQNIGSVSPASVSSRSGGSSQIIIPEESLQEVKTAGLQNQSSDDKSTEDTGEQKPCISE; translated from the exons ATGGTGAGTTCGGAGAGCTTAAGTGAGTCTGTTGCACCACCACCAAAGAAATATGGTGTCACAAAGCCATTATCTCTTGCTGGACCAACTGAGACAGATCTTCAAAGAAATGCAGAACTGGAAAAG TTTTTGAGGGAATCAGAATTGTATGAGAGTGAGGAAGAGACTGCAAGGAGAGAAGAAGTACTGCGGCGACTTGACCAG ATTGTAAAACAATGGGTGAAACAATTGACTCGCCAGAGAGGCTACATAGATCAAATGGTTGAGGATGCAAATGCTATCATAGTCACCTTTGGCTCTTATCGTCTAGGG GTTCATGGACCAGGAGCTGACCTGGACACATTGTGTGTTGGTCCCTGCTATGTCAATCGAGAA GAAGATTTCTTTATCCTTCTTCATGATATTTTAGCTGAAATGGAAGAAGTTTGTGAACTTCAACCAGTTCCTGATGCTCATGTCCCTGTtatgaaattcaaatttcaagGAATTTCAATTGATCTTCTTTATGCAAGTATAACTCTCTTGGTTATTCCTGAA GATTTGGATATCTCAGACCAATCTGTACTCTGTAATGTGGATGGACCAACTGTTCGAAGTCTAAATGGTTGTCGAGTTGCTGATCGAATACTGAAACTAGTTCCCAATGCTAAG CACTTCCGTACAACTCTTAGATGTCTGAAGTTCTGGGCCAAAAGACGTTGTGTTTATTCCAAT GTTACTGGATTTCTTGGTGGGGTGAATTGGGCTCTTTTGGTTGCTCGCATTTGCCAGTTTTACCCAAATGCAATCCCTAGTATGCTTGTTTCTAGGTTCTTCCGTGTTTATACACAATGGCGTTGGCCAAATCCTGTGATGTTATGCCCAATAGAAGAGGATGAACTTGGGTTTCTTGTTTGGGATCCGCGCAAGAATCCTAAAGACAGaactcatcatatgccaatcaTCACTCCTGCCTACCCTTGCATGAACTCTAGCTATAACGTCTCACCAAGCACTCTTCGAGTAATGATGGACCAATTTCAGATTGGTAACAAGATTTGTGAG GATGTGGAGTTGAATAAATCACAGTGGCCTGCTCTTTTTGagcattattttttctttgaggCGTACAAAAACTATCTCCAGGTTGAAATCGTAGCAGCAGATAATGATGATTTGCTAGCTTGGAAAGGCTGGGTGGAATCACGGCTTCGACAACTCACGCTAAAG ATAGAGCGGGACACCAATGGGACGTTGCAGTGCCATCCTTATCCTAATGAATTTGCGGACATGTCAAAGCCATGCCCGCATTGTGTTTTTTTCATGGGTTTGCAGAGGCAAAAGGGTGTCAAAGTACAAGAAGGTCAACGGTTTGATATCCGCGGAACAGTCGATGAGTTTAAGCAAGAGGTAAACATGTACTCTTATTGGAGACCGGGCATGGATATCTATATCTCGCATGTTCCTAGGAGGGAAATTCCTGCTTATGTCTTTCCTGATGGGTATAAGAGACCACGTCAATCTAGAAATACAACTCAGCATACTCCCGAGAAAGATGCCAAAGGTTGCATGTCTTCTGAAGGAAGGCGTTCAAAGAGGAAGCAGGAAACCCATACAGTTGATGTAGAGTCCGACAAACTGCCGAAACGTGCTTCTATTAGTCCTCAAAATATAGGATCTGTTTCGCCCGCAAGTGTTTCTAGTCGGTCAGGCGGATCATCACAGATAATCATTCCCGAGGAGTCACTTCAGGAGGTTAAGACTGCTGGCCTTCAAAACCAAAGTTCTGATGATAAATCAACAGAGGATACTGGGGAGCAGAAACCATGCATTTCTGAGTGA
- the LOC101268462 gene encoding nuclear poly(A) polymerase 4 isoform X1 has translation MVSSESLSESVAPPPKKYGVTKPLSLAGPTETDLQRNAELEKFLRESELYESEEETARREEVLRRLDQIVKQWVKQLTRQRGYIDQMVEDANAIIVTFGSYRLGVHGPGADLDTLCVGPCYVNREEDFFILLHDILAEMEEVCELQPVPDAHVPVMKFKFQGISIDLLYASITLLVIPEDLDISDQSVLCNVDGPTVRSLNGCRVADRILKLVPNAKMSEVLGQKTLCLFQCEFLVPRTISVVTGFLGGVNWALLVARICQFYPNAIPSMLVSRFFRVYTQWRWPNPVMLCPIEEDELGFLVWDPRKNPKDRTHHMPIITPAYPCMNSSYNVSPSTLRVMMDQFQIGNKICEDVELNKSQWPALFEHYFFFEAYKNYLQVEIVAADNDDLLAWKGWVESRLRQLTLKIERDTNGTLQCHPYPNEFADMSKPCPHCVFFMGLQRQKGVKVQEGQRFDIRGTVDEFKQEVNMYSYWRPGMDIYISHVPRREIPAYVFPDGYKRPRQSRNTTQHTPEKDAKGCMSSEGRRSKRKQETHTVDVESDKLPKRASISPQNIGSVSPASVSSRSGGSSQIIIPEESLQEVKTAGLQNQSSDDKSTEDTGEQKPCISE, from the exons ATGGTGAGTTCGGAGAGCTTAAGTGAGTCTGTTGCACCACCACCAAAGAAATATGGTGTCACAAAGCCATTATCTCTTGCTGGACCAACTGAGACAGATCTTCAAAGAAATGCAGAACTGGAAAAG TTTTTGAGGGAATCAGAATTGTATGAGAGTGAGGAAGAGACTGCAAGGAGAGAAGAAGTACTGCGGCGACTTGACCAG ATTGTAAAACAATGGGTGAAACAATTGACTCGCCAGAGAGGCTACATAGATCAAATGGTTGAGGATGCAAATGCTATCATAGTCACCTTTGGCTCTTATCGTCTAGGG GTTCATGGACCAGGAGCTGACCTGGACACATTGTGTGTTGGTCCCTGCTATGTCAATCGAGAA GAAGATTTCTTTATCCTTCTTCATGATATTTTAGCTGAAATGGAAGAAGTTTGTGAACTTCAACCAGTTCCTGATGCTCATGTCCCTGTtatgaaattcaaatttcaagGAATTTCAATTGATCTTCTTTATGCAAGTATAACTCTCTTGGTTATTCCTGAA GATTTGGATATCTCAGACCAATCTGTACTCTGTAATGTGGATGGACCAACTGTTCGAAGTCTAAATGGTTGTCGAGTTGCTGATCGAATACTGAAACTAGTTCCCAATGCTAAG ATGTCTGAAGTTCTGGGCCAAAAGACGTTGTGTTTATTCCAATGTGAGTTCTTAGTCCCTCGAACCATCTCAGTG GTTACTGGATTTCTTGGTGGGGTGAATTGGGCTCTTTTGGTTGCTCGCATTTGCCAGTTTTACCCAAATGCAATCCCTAGTATGCTTGTTTCTAGGTTCTTCCGTGTTTATACACAATGGCGTTGGCCAAATCCTGTGATGTTATGCCCAATAGAAGAGGATGAACTTGGGTTTCTTGTTTGGGATCCGCGCAAGAATCCTAAAGACAGaactcatcatatgccaatcaTCACTCCTGCCTACCCTTGCATGAACTCTAGCTATAACGTCTCACCAAGCACTCTTCGAGTAATGATGGACCAATTTCAGATTGGTAACAAGATTTGTGAG GATGTGGAGTTGAATAAATCACAGTGGCCTGCTCTTTTTGagcattattttttctttgaggCGTACAAAAACTATCTCCAGGTTGAAATCGTAGCAGCAGATAATGATGATTTGCTAGCTTGGAAAGGCTGGGTGGAATCACGGCTTCGACAACTCACGCTAAAG ATAGAGCGGGACACCAATGGGACGTTGCAGTGCCATCCTTATCCTAATGAATTTGCGGACATGTCAAAGCCATGCCCGCATTGTGTTTTTTTCATGGGTTTGCAGAGGCAAAAGGGTGTCAAAGTACAAGAAGGTCAACGGTTTGATATCCGCGGAACAGTCGATGAGTTTAAGCAAGAGGTAAACATGTACTCTTATTGGAGACCGGGCATGGATATCTATATCTCGCATGTTCCTAGGAGGGAAATTCCTGCTTATGTCTTTCCTGATGGGTATAAGAGACCACGTCAATCTAGAAATACAACTCAGCATACTCCCGAGAAAGATGCCAAAGGTTGCATGTCTTCTGAAGGAAGGCGTTCAAAGAGGAAGCAGGAAACCCATACAGTTGATGTAGAGTCCGACAAACTGCCGAAACGTGCTTCTATTAGTCCTCAAAATATAGGATCTGTTTCGCCCGCAAGTGTTTCTAGTCGGTCAGGCGGATCATCACAGATAATCATTCCCGAGGAGTCACTTCAGGAGGTTAAGACTGCTGGCCTTCAAAACCAAAGTTCTGATGATAAATCAACAGAGGATACTGGGGAGCAGAAACCATGCATTTCTGAGTGA
- the LOC101268462 gene encoding nuclear poly(A) polymerase 4 isoform X4, with translation MVSSESLSESVAPPPKKYGVTKPLSLAGPTETDLQRNAELEKFLRESELYESEEETARREEVLRRLDQVHGPGADLDTLCVGPCYVNREEDFFILLHDILAEMEEVCELQPVPDAHVPVMKFKFQGISIDLLYASITLLVIPEDLDISDQSVLCNVDGPTVRSLNGCRVADRILKLVPNAKHFRTTLRCLKFWAKRRCVYSNVTGFLGGVNWALLVARICQFYPNAIPSMLVSRFFRVYTQWRWPNPVMLCPIEEDELGFLVWDPRKNPKDRTHHMPIITPAYPCMNSSYNVSPSTLRVMMDQFQIGNKICEDVELNKSQWPALFEHYFFFEAYKNYLQVEIVAADNDDLLAWKGWVESRLRQLTLKIERDTNGTLQCHPYPNEFADMSKPCPHCVFFMGLQRQKGVKVQEGQRFDIRGTVDEFKQEVNMYSYWRPGMDIYISHVPRREIPAYVFPDGYKRPRQSRNTTQHTPEKDAKGCMSSEGRRSKRKQETHTVDVESDKLPKRASISPQNIGSVSPASVSSRSGGSSQIIIPEESLQEVKTAGLQNQSSDDKSTEDTGEQKPCISE, from the exons ATGGTGAGTTCGGAGAGCTTAAGTGAGTCTGTTGCACCACCACCAAAGAAATATGGTGTCACAAAGCCATTATCTCTTGCTGGACCAACTGAGACAGATCTTCAAAGAAATGCAGAACTGGAAAAG TTTTTGAGGGAATCAGAATTGTATGAGAGTGAGGAAGAGACTGCAAGGAGAGAAGAAGTACTGCGGCGACTTGACCAG GTTCATGGACCAGGAGCTGACCTGGACACATTGTGTGTTGGTCCCTGCTATGTCAATCGAGAA GAAGATTTCTTTATCCTTCTTCATGATATTTTAGCTGAAATGGAAGAAGTTTGTGAACTTCAACCAGTTCCTGATGCTCATGTCCCTGTtatgaaattcaaatttcaagGAATTTCAATTGATCTTCTTTATGCAAGTATAACTCTCTTGGTTATTCCTGAA GATTTGGATATCTCAGACCAATCTGTACTCTGTAATGTGGATGGACCAACTGTTCGAAGTCTAAATGGTTGTCGAGTTGCTGATCGAATACTGAAACTAGTTCCCAATGCTAAG CACTTCCGTACAACTCTTAGATGTCTGAAGTTCTGGGCCAAAAGACGTTGTGTTTATTCCAAT GTTACTGGATTTCTTGGTGGGGTGAATTGGGCTCTTTTGGTTGCTCGCATTTGCCAGTTTTACCCAAATGCAATCCCTAGTATGCTTGTTTCTAGGTTCTTCCGTGTTTATACACAATGGCGTTGGCCAAATCCTGTGATGTTATGCCCAATAGAAGAGGATGAACTTGGGTTTCTTGTTTGGGATCCGCGCAAGAATCCTAAAGACAGaactcatcatatgccaatcaTCACTCCTGCCTACCCTTGCATGAACTCTAGCTATAACGTCTCACCAAGCACTCTTCGAGTAATGATGGACCAATTTCAGATTGGTAACAAGATTTGTGAG GATGTGGAGTTGAATAAATCACAGTGGCCTGCTCTTTTTGagcattattttttctttgaggCGTACAAAAACTATCTCCAGGTTGAAATCGTAGCAGCAGATAATGATGATTTGCTAGCTTGGAAAGGCTGGGTGGAATCACGGCTTCGACAACTCACGCTAAAG ATAGAGCGGGACACCAATGGGACGTTGCAGTGCCATCCTTATCCTAATGAATTTGCGGACATGTCAAAGCCATGCCCGCATTGTGTTTTTTTCATGGGTTTGCAGAGGCAAAAGGGTGTCAAAGTACAAGAAGGTCAACGGTTTGATATCCGCGGAACAGTCGATGAGTTTAAGCAAGAGGTAAACATGTACTCTTATTGGAGACCGGGCATGGATATCTATATCTCGCATGTTCCTAGGAGGGAAATTCCTGCTTATGTCTTTCCTGATGGGTATAAGAGACCACGTCAATCTAGAAATACAACTCAGCATACTCCCGAGAAAGATGCCAAAGGTTGCATGTCTTCTGAAGGAAGGCGTTCAAAGAGGAAGCAGGAAACCCATACAGTTGATGTAGAGTCCGACAAACTGCCGAAACGTGCTTCTATTAGTCCTCAAAATATAGGATCTGTTTCGCCCGCAAGTGTTTCTAGTCGGTCAGGCGGATCATCACAGATAATCATTCCCGAGGAGTCACTTCAGGAGGTTAAGACTGCTGGCCTTCAAAACCAAAGTTCTGATGATAAATCAACAGAGGATACTGGGGAGCAGAAACCATGCATTTCTGAGTGA
- the LOC101268462 gene encoding nuclear poly(A) polymerase 4 isoform X3 — MVSSESLSESVAPPPKKYGVTKPLSLAGPTETDLQRNAELEKFLRESELYESEEETARREEVLRRLDQVHGPGADLDTLCVGPCYVNREEDFFILLHDILAEMEEVCELQPVPDAHVPVMKFKFQGISIDLLYASITLLVIPEDLDISDQSVLCNVDGPTVRSLNGCRVADRILKLVPNAKMSEVLGQKTLCLFQCEFLVPRTISVVTGFLGGVNWALLVARICQFYPNAIPSMLVSRFFRVYTQWRWPNPVMLCPIEEDELGFLVWDPRKNPKDRTHHMPIITPAYPCMNSSYNVSPSTLRVMMDQFQIGNKICEDVELNKSQWPALFEHYFFFEAYKNYLQVEIVAADNDDLLAWKGWVESRLRQLTLKIERDTNGTLQCHPYPNEFADMSKPCPHCVFFMGLQRQKGVKVQEGQRFDIRGTVDEFKQEVNMYSYWRPGMDIYISHVPRREIPAYVFPDGYKRPRQSRNTTQHTPEKDAKGCMSSEGRRSKRKQETHTVDVESDKLPKRASISPQNIGSVSPASVSSRSGGSSQIIIPEESLQEVKTAGLQNQSSDDKSTEDTGEQKPCISE; from the exons ATGGTGAGTTCGGAGAGCTTAAGTGAGTCTGTTGCACCACCACCAAAGAAATATGGTGTCACAAAGCCATTATCTCTTGCTGGACCAACTGAGACAGATCTTCAAAGAAATGCAGAACTGGAAAAG TTTTTGAGGGAATCAGAATTGTATGAGAGTGAGGAAGAGACTGCAAGGAGAGAAGAAGTACTGCGGCGACTTGACCAG GTTCATGGACCAGGAGCTGACCTGGACACATTGTGTGTTGGTCCCTGCTATGTCAATCGAGAA GAAGATTTCTTTATCCTTCTTCATGATATTTTAGCTGAAATGGAAGAAGTTTGTGAACTTCAACCAGTTCCTGATGCTCATGTCCCTGTtatgaaattcaaatttcaagGAATTTCAATTGATCTTCTTTATGCAAGTATAACTCTCTTGGTTATTCCTGAA GATTTGGATATCTCAGACCAATCTGTACTCTGTAATGTGGATGGACCAACTGTTCGAAGTCTAAATGGTTGTCGAGTTGCTGATCGAATACTGAAACTAGTTCCCAATGCTAAG ATGTCTGAAGTTCTGGGCCAAAAGACGTTGTGTTTATTCCAATGTGAGTTCTTAGTCCCTCGAACCATCTCAGTG GTTACTGGATTTCTTGGTGGGGTGAATTGGGCTCTTTTGGTTGCTCGCATTTGCCAGTTTTACCCAAATGCAATCCCTAGTATGCTTGTTTCTAGGTTCTTCCGTGTTTATACACAATGGCGTTGGCCAAATCCTGTGATGTTATGCCCAATAGAAGAGGATGAACTTGGGTTTCTTGTTTGGGATCCGCGCAAGAATCCTAAAGACAGaactcatcatatgccaatcaTCACTCCTGCCTACCCTTGCATGAACTCTAGCTATAACGTCTCACCAAGCACTCTTCGAGTAATGATGGACCAATTTCAGATTGGTAACAAGATTTGTGAG GATGTGGAGTTGAATAAATCACAGTGGCCTGCTCTTTTTGagcattattttttctttgaggCGTACAAAAACTATCTCCAGGTTGAAATCGTAGCAGCAGATAATGATGATTTGCTAGCTTGGAAAGGCTGGGTGGAATCACGGCTTCGACAACTCACGCTAAAG ATAGAGCGGGACACCAATGGGACGTTGCAGTGCCATCCTTATCCTAATGAATTTGCGGACATGTCAAAGCCATGCCCGCATTGTGTTTTTTTCATGGGTTTGCAGAGGCAAAAGGGTGTCAAAGTACAAGAAGGTCAACGGTTTGATATCCGCGGAACAGTCGATGAGTTTAAGCAAGAGGTAAACATGTACTCTTATTGGAGACCGGGCATGGATATCTATATCTCGCATGTTCCTAGGAGGGAAATTCCTGCTTATGTCTTTCCTGATGGGTATAAGAGACCACGTCAATCTAGAAATACAACTCAGCATACTCCCGAGAAAGATGCCAAAGGTTGCATGTCTTCTGAAGGAAGGCGTTCAAAGAGGAAGCAGGAAACCCATACAGTTGATGTAGAGTCCGACAAACTGCCGAAACGTGCTTCTATTAGTCCTCAAAATATAGGATCTGTTTCGCCCGCAAGTGTTTCTAGTCGGTCAGGCGGATCATCACAGATAATCATTCCCGAGGAGTCACTTCAGGAGGTTAAGACTGCTGGCCTTCAAAACCAAAGTTCTGATGATAAATCAACAGAGGATACTGGGGAGCAGAAACCATGCATTTCTGAGTGA
- the LOC101268174 gene encoding protein EARLY FLOWERING 3 — MKRGKGEEKLMGPMFPRLHVNDTEKGGPKAPPRNKMALYEQLSIPSQRFKYGISNNRNNADIQGNGRENDDFFSVQLPPSRHPAENPHSCSSNSKTPLLPVESNKKTEEDDFRVPIFVKSKASQGNGKLYSTLDGRKLSASTAVISGHSRKDLNDENFKQIAVGREISCNSTSIPSMDKLDDLLKKADVQLQYEPRNDPDNTLGILCKNDLLQPECRVDPQVGGTMLSEPVRVVDIGDSSLLVKDVASKEHIIPNNNQSNDKESKEDKASESLQTKIVNQDDDLSETSMVESIFGMYISPDDVVAIIGQKHFWNARRAIATQQRAFAVQVFELHRLIKVQRLIASSQSMLEDSAYLSKAVKDSSPKKLPLEYIARDGHNVPKQRKNFEKPNTRMECSAENTEGKPVKDSSAKRLLLEYIPRDGHNVSKQKKDFEKPNISMECSAENTVGKGSFSSVQNNSQSSSYSLFSGHPIANDSTMGGPWSFNQPSGHQWLIPVMTPSEGLVYKPYLGPGVTSSICGGYGPPGSTPIIGNHSAPSYGIPASHHQYQGVRMPFTPPAGHNYFPSYGIPAINPAISSSAVDQSSLFVAQGLQGQLSGGGANFSVQRQNSSNMPSNKNGTFPEVKSRSCRDAEMQASTASSPSGTANKITVDNATERRNVLPLFPTSPATKNLDISSQPQLPSHHARVIKVVPRNARSATESAARIFQSIQEERKQYDSVVN; from the exons ATTTCGAATAATCGCAACAATGCAGATATTCAG GGAAATGGACGtgaaaatgatgattttttCTCAGTACAACTTCCTCCATCAAGACATCCTGCTGAAAATCCACATTCCTGCAGTTCAAATTCAAAAACTCCTTTGCTGCCAGTTGAGTCTAACAAGAAAACAGAAGAGGATGACTTTAGAGTTCCTATATTTGTTAAATCCAAGGCGAGCCAAGGAAATGGAAAGCTTTATAGTACTCTGGATGGTAGAAAGCTCTCTGCCTCTACTGCAGTAATTTCGGGGCATTCTAGAAAAGACTTGAATGATGAGAACTTCAAACAGATCGCCGTAGGCAGAGAGATTTCGTGCAACTCTACCTCAATTCCATCAATGGATAAGCTAGATGATCTTCTGAAGAAAGCTGATGTACAATTGCAATATGAACCGAGAAATGACCCTGATAATACTTTAGGCATATTGTGTAAGAATGATCTGCTACAACCGGAATGCAGAGTTGATCCTCAAGTTGGTGGCACCATGCTATCTGAACCTGTTAGGGTTGTTGATATTGGTGATTCTTCTCTTCTTGTGAAGGATGTTGCATCAAAAGAGCATATAATTCCTAATAATAATCAAAGTAATGATAAGGAATCAAAGGAAGACAAGGCATCTGAATCATTACAAACAAAAATTGTGAACCAGGATGACGACTTATCAGAGACTTCCATGGTGGAATCTATATTTGGAATGTACATATCTCCTGACGATGTTGTTGCGATAATAGGTCAAAAACATTTCTGGAATGCCAGAAGAGCTATTGCCAC CCAGCAAAGAGCGTTTGCGGTTCAAGTTTTTGAGTTGCATCGTCTAATAAAG GTCCAGAGACTCATAGCTAGTTCACAAAGCATGCTTGAAGATAGTGCTTATTTAAGCAAAGCGGTAAAGGATTCATCTCCTAAAAAACTTCCATTGGAGTATATCGCAAGAGATGGTCACAATGTTCCGAAGCAGAGGAAGAATTTTGAGAAGCCAAACACTAGGATGGAATGTTCTGCGGAAAATACAGAAGGCAAACCTGTGAAGGATTCATCTGCTAAAAGACTTCTGTTGGAGTATATTCCTAGAGATGGTCACAATGTTTCAAAGCAGAAGAAGGATTTTGAGAAGCCTAACATTAGTATGGAATGTTCGGCTGAAAACACGGTGGGAAAGGGATCCTTCTCTTCTGTGCAAAATAATAGCCAGTCTTCAAGCTACAGTTTGTTTTCAGGTCACCCAATAGCAAATGACTCCACCATGGGGGGTCCTTGGAGCTTCAATCAACCCTCAGGGCACCAATGGTTGATCCCAGTCATGACTCCTTCCGAAGGACTAGTATACAAGCCATATCTTGGACCCGGAGTCACGAGTTCAATCTGTGGAGGTTATGGACCCCCAGGATCAACTCCAATAATCGGAAACCATTCAGCTCCATCTTATGGAATTCCTGCTTCTCATCATCAGTATCAAGGGGTCAGAATGCCATTTACACCTCCAGCTGGTCACAACTACTTCCCTTCGTATGGCATACCAGCTATTAATCCAGCAATCTCATCTTCAGCTGTCGATCAATCAAGCCTGTTTGTTGCTCAAGGTTTACAAGGTCAGTTATCAGGAGGAGGAGCTAATTTTTCTGTTCAACGTCAGAACTCGAGTAACATGCCAAGCAATAAGAATGGAACTTTCCCAGAGGTGAAATCTCGTTCCTGTAGAGATGCTGAAATGCAGGCCAGCACTGCAAGCAGTCCAAGTGGAACAGCTAACAAAATAACTGTGGACAACGCCACAGAACGAAGAAACGTTCTTCCTCTATTCCCAACTTCACCAGCTACCAAGAACCTGGATATAAGCTCCCAACCTCAACTGCCTAGTCATCATGCTCGAGTCATCAAAGTCGTACCGCGTAATGCAAGGTCTGCCACAGAATCTGCTGCTCGGATTTTTCAGTCTATACAAGAAGAGAGAAAACAGTATGATTCTGTTGTTAATTAA